The following proteins come from a genomic window of Halorussus halophilus:
- a CDS encoding transcription initiation factor IIB family protein yields MYRARDQIENKRWLADLQQTADRLELDADARSRATDLFLSTVSEWDDDTSPDSKKAVVAASLYAGSLIEGDQRSQGVVAEAAGVSRLTIQQRWKELLESAGLEAPSW; encoded by the coding sequence GTGTACCGGGCACGCGACCAAATCGAGAACAAGCGGTGGCTCGCCGACCTCCAACAGACTGCAGACCGCCTCGAGCTCGACGCTGACGCTCGCTCGCGGGCGACCGACCTCTTCCTCTCGACGGTCTCGGAGTGGGACGACGACACCAGTCCCGACTCGAAGAAAGCAGTCGTCGCCGCGAGTCTGTACGCTGGGTCGCTCATCGAAGGCGACCAGCGGTCCCAAGGCGTCGTCGCAGAAGCCGCAGGCGTCTCTCGACTGACGATTCAGCAACGGTGGAAGGAACTGCTCGAATCGGCGGGCTTAGAAGCGCCGTCGTGGTAG
- the dacZ gene encoding diadenylate cyclase DacZ, with amino-acid sequence MAGLSELLGDLVADADAAFLFSPSGSYYDQFEDLDGVELVVVGPENSVGADEFVELPLEFENVHERIRFGIEGGMEQGYLEDGDVVVCAVSMFEGGTDTVTRARASDSMRSGVYDLFANSRADPGVIRDVFEVAIELGKKGQKGKPVGALFVVGDAGKVMNKSRPLSYNPFEKSHVHVGDPIVNVMLKEFSRLDGAFVISDSGKIVSAYRYLEPSAEGVDIPKGLGARHMAAGAVTRETNATAIVLSESDGMVRAFKSGELILELDPEEY; translated from the coding sequence ATGGCTGGTTTGAGCGAACTGTTGGGGGACCTCGTCGCCGACGCCGACGCCGCATTCTTGTTCTCCCCGAGCGGGTCCTACTACGACCAGTTCGAGGACTTAGACGGCGTCGAACTCGTCGTCGTCGGTCCCGAGAACTCGGTCGGCGCGGACGAGTTCGTCGAACTCCCCTTGGAGTTCGAGAACGTCCACGAACGGATTCGATTCGGAATCGAAGGCGGCATGGAACAGGGGTATCTCGAAGACGGCGACGTGGTCGTCTGCGCGGTGAGCATGTTCGAAGGTGGAACCGACACCGTCACGCGAGCGCGAGCGAGCGACTCGATGCGCTCTGGGGTCTACGACCTCTTCGCAAACTCGCGGGCGGACCCCGGTGTCATCCGCGACGTGTTCGAAGTCGCAATCGAACTCGGGAAGAAAGGCCAGAAGGGCAAACCCGTCGGCGCGCTGTTCGTCGTCGGCGACGCGGGCAAAGTGATGAACAAGTCCCGCCCGCTGAGTTACAACCCCTTCGAGAAGTCTCACGTCCACGTCGGCGACCCCATCGTCAACGTGATGCTGAAGGAGTTCTCCCGACTCGACGGCGCGTTCGTCATCAGCGACTCCGGGAAGATAGTCTCCGCATATCGCTACCTCGAACCTTCTGCGGAGGGCGTCGATATCCCGAAGGGCCTCGGTGCACGCCACATGGCGGCGGGTGCGGTCACCCGCGAGACGAACGCGACGGCCATCGTCCTCTCGGAGAGTGACGGGATGGTTCGAGCGTTCAAGAGCGGCGAGTTGATACTCGAACTGGACCCGGAGGAGTACTGA